One stretch of Pandoraea oxalativorans DNA includes these proteins:
- a CDS encoding NCS2 family permease: MLTKFFKLEEHGSNVRTEMVAGLTTFLTMSYIIFVNPNILGTTGMDKSAVFVATCLAAAIGSVVMAFVANYPIGMAPGMGLNAFFAFTVVGAMGYTWQQALGAVFISGCLFIILTVTGVRSWLIAGVPKSLRCAIAAGIGLFLAIIALGNAGVVVANPATKIGLGDLHSPQALLAIFGFFLIAVLDALRVRGAILIGILAVTVLSMALGLNQFQGVFAMPPSLSPTFLQLDIPGALHAGFVHVILAFVLVEVFDATGTLMGVAKRAGLLEGTQYKGLGRALFADSIAIFIGSLLGTSSTTAYVESASGVQAGGRTGLTALTIAALFILALFIAPLAGSVPAYAAAPALLYVAGLMLRELLDVEWDDITEATPAALTALAMPFTYSIATGLAFGFISYAVLKLFTGRAKEVHPAAWVIAVLFVLKYVFFPS; encoded by the coding sequence TTGCTGACCAAATTCTTCAAACTCGAGGAGCATGGCTCCAATGTACGCACGGAAATGGTGGCGGGTCTCACGACCTTCCTCACCATGTCGTACATCATTTTCGTCAACCCCAACATCCTCGGCACGACGGGCATGGACAAGAGTGCCGTGTTCGTCGCGACCTGTCTTGCAGCGGCGATCGGCTCGGTGGTGATGGCCTTCGTCGCCAACTACCCGATCGGCATGGCGCCGGGGATGGGCCTGAACGCTTTCTTCGCCTTCACGGTCGTGGGCGCGATGGGCTACACATGGCAACAGGCGCTCGGCGCGGTGTTTATCTCAGGGTGTCTGTTCATCATCCTGACCGTGACAGGGGTGCGATCCTGGCTCATTGCCGGGGTGCCCAAATCGTTACGATGCGCGATCGCTGCGGGTATCGGCCTGTTTCTCGCCATCATCGCGCTCGGTAACGCCGGCGTGGTCGTCGCCAACCCGGCCACGAAGATCGGCCTGGGCGACCTCCACTCGCCGCAAGCCCTGCTCGCCATCTTCGGCTTCTTCCTGATCGCCGTACTCGACGCGCTGCGGGTGCGCGGCGCCATCCTGATCGGCATTCTGGCCGTGACGGTGCTCTCGATGGCGCTGGGTCTGAACCAGTTCCAGGGCGTGTTCGCCATGCCGCCGAGCCTCTCGCCGACGTTCCTCCAGCTCGACATTCCGGGTGCCCTGCACGCCGGGTTCGTGCACGTGATTCTGGCCTTCGTGCTGGTCGAAGTGTTCGACGCGACCGGTACGCTGATGGGTGTGGCCAAGCGCGCCGGTCTGCTCGAAGGCACGCAGTACAAGGGCTTGGGACGTGCGCTTTTCGCCGACTCCATCGCCATCTTTATCGGCTCGCTGCTGGGCACGAGCAGCACCACGGCTTACGTGGAAAGCGCCTCGGGCGTGCAGGCTGGCGGCCGTACGGGTCTGACTGCACTGACGATTGCCGCGCTGTTCATCCTTGCGCTGTTCATCGCCCCGCTGGCTGGCTCGGTCCCGGCGTACGCCGCCGCACCGGCGCTGCTGTACGTCGCAGGCCTGATGCTGCGCGAACTGCTCGACGTCGAGTGGGACGACATCACAGAAGCCACGCCGGCCGCCCTCACCGCGCTGGCCATGCCGTTCACGTACTCGATCGCCACTGGTCTGGCATTCGGCTTCATCTCGTACGCCGTGCTGAAGTTGTTCACGGGCCGCGCGAAGGAAGTCCACCCGGCAGCGTGGGTGATCGCAGTGCTGTTCGTATTGAAGTACGTCTTCTTCCCGAGCTGA
- a CDS encoding GNAT family N-acetyltransferase: MTDAPNFNDYDQPIGPALPDWKPRAQPPRTPVSGRYCRLEPIDVERHAKDLFDAYATAPDGRDWTYMSGGPFPDFDSYYAYATKQAASNDPLHHAIVDLETGKAVGTLALMRIDPANGVVEVGHVAYSPLLKRTRAGTEAQYLLMRRAFDELGYRRYEWKCDSLNAPSRRAAARYGFTFEGVFRNAIVYRGRSRDTAWFSITDAEWPAISRGFEQWLSPENFDAQGQHRAGLAALICAARA, encoded by the coding sequence ATGACCGACGCACCGAACTTCAACGACTACGACCAGCCCATCGGCCCGGCGCTGCCCGACTGGAAGCCGCGCGCTCAGCCGCCGCGAACGCCGGTCAGTGGGCGGTACTGCCGCCTGGAGCCGATCGACGTCGAGCGTCACGCCAAGGATCTCTTCGACGCGTACGCCACCGCGCCGGACGGCCGCGACTGGACTTACATGAGCGGTGGCCCGTTCCCCGATTTCGACAGCTACTACGCGTATGCGACGAAGCAGGCGGCGTCCAACGATCCGCTGCATCACGCCATCGTCGATCTGGAGACGGGTAAGGCCGTGGGTACGTTGGCGCTCATGCGCATCGATCCGGCCAATGGTGTCGTTGAAGTCGGGCACGTGGCGTACTCCCCGCTGCTCAAGCGCACGCGTGCGGGGACCGAGGCGCAGTACTTGCTGATGCGTCGCGCATTCGACGAACTGGGCTATCGCCGCTACGAATGGAAGTGCGACTCGCTCAATGCACCATCGCGCCGTGCGGCGGCCCGCTACGGCTTCACGTTCGAAGGTGTCTTCCGTAACGCCATCGTCTATCGGGGGCGCAGCCGGGATACGGCGTGGTTTTCCATCACCGATGCGGAATGGCCTGCCATCAGCCGGGGCTTCGAGCAGTGGCTCTCGCCGGAGAACTTCGACGCGCAGGGCCAGCATCGCGCGGGACTTGCGGCATTGATCTGCGCTGCCCGCGCATAA